In the genome of bacterium, the window GAGCGCCTGCTGCAGCCCGACGCCGCGGCCGGGTTCATTCTCGACGGGTATCCGCGAACGCTCGGACAGGCGGACGCCCTCGACGAGTTTCTGGCGAGGCGGGGACAGACGCTGCAGGGCGTGGTGTTCTTCGAGATCGACGAGGCGGTCGTGCTGCGGCGGCTCACCGGCCGCCGGGTATGCCCGACGTGCGGCGCGATCTACCACATCGAGCATCATCCGCCGCGCGAGCCCGGGCGGTGCGATCTCGACGGCACGGAGTTGATTCAGCGGCGCGACGACGCCCCGGACACCATCCGCCGCCGGCTCGAGGTCTTTCGCCGGTGGACGGCGCCGCTCGTAGACTACTACCGGGCGCGGGGCATTTTCCTCGTGGTCGACGCCGAGGGGACGGCCGAGGAAGTCTGCAGCCGGATTGAGGAGTTCGTCGCCGCGCGCTCCGGCCGCGGCGCCTAGAGGCGAGGACGCACAGCGATGAACGAGTCGATTCCCATCAAGTCGAAAGCCGACCTGGCCGTGATGCGCCGGGCCGCGCAGGTCGCCGCCCGCGCGCTCCGGGACGTGAGCGCCGCGGTCCGGCCGGGGGTGACCACGCGCGAGCTCGACCGGATCGCGGAGGACCGCATCCGCGCGCTCGGCGCGGTCCCGTCGTTCCTGGGGTACCGGGGCTATCCGGCGAGCCTCTGCGTGTCGGTGAACGACGAGGTCGTGCACGGCATCCCGGGCCGGCGCGCGCTGCGCGACGGCGAGATCGTGAGCCTTG includes:
- a CDS encoding M24 family metallopeptidase, translating into MNESIPIKSKADLAVMRRAAQVAARALRDVSAAVRPGVTTRELDRIAEDRIRALGAVPSFLGYRGYPASLCVSVNDEVVHGIPGRRALRDGEIVSLDVGAEVEGFHGDLAVTVPVGAIDEPLERLLAVGAAALEEGIKA
- a CDS encoding adenylate kinase; its protein translation is MNLVFMGPPGAGKGTQAELCRVRHNVPHISTGDMFRAAVRADTEVGRRATEYMRRGDLVPDAIVQQMVEERLLQPDAAAGFILDGYPRTLGQADALDEFLARRGQTLQGVVFFEIDEAVVLRRLTGRRVCPTCGAIYHIEHHPPREPGRCDLDGTELIQRRDDAPDTIRRRLEVFRRWTAPLVDYYRARGIFLVVDAEGTAEEVCSRIEEFVAARSGRGA